One stretch of Streptomyces hygroscopicus DNA includes these proteins:
- a CDS encoding beta-galactosidase: protein MAHTDTPLPDLSNAVPRPEYPRPNFVRESWLNLNGTWQFAFDPGDSGLERGLVHEELDGRILVPFCPESELSGIGDTDFHPAIWYRRTVRIPADWAGRRVLLHFGAVDHDATVWADGREVARHSGGFTSFTADLGAVADPAGEGAEVVIVVRARDARHGPQARGKQATEYANSDCHYTRTTGIWQTVWMEPVSEVHLRRPRITPDLASGAFHLELPLSASRPGHRITARVSDADGETVAEATVRADLDMAPRMVLALPEDRHRPWSPEDPHLYRVRIELLDGDGEAVDRAECTAGLRSVAIDGKRLLLNGRPVFQRLVLDQGWYPDGLMTAPDDAALVRDIELSLAAGFNGARLHQKVFEERFLHHADRLGYLVWGEFGDWGAGTGRTTRDNQQPTAGFVAQWLEAVERDYSHPSIVGWCPLNETHQELHDRQSVLDDVTRGMFLATKAADTSRPVLDASGYSHRVAETDVYDSHSYEQDPEAFRRQMAGLDKNDPFLNPDNRGNPGKRDTDAVWSLPYRGQPYFCSEFGGIWWNPEEAEAAAGDDREVSWGYGERPRTEEEFHTRFAGLTAALLDDPLMFGYCYTQLTDVFQEQNGVYRFDRSSKLDVARVRAAQQRPAAFERPAGEEGR, encoded by the coding sequence ATGGCTCACACCGACACCCCCTTGCCCGACCTGTCGAACGCCGTTCCACGACCCGAATATCCCCGTCCCAACTTCGTCCGTGAGAGCTGGCTCAATCTCAACGGCACCTGGCAGTTCGCGTTCGACCCCGGTGACAGTGGACTCGAACGCGGTCTGGTGCACGAGGAACTGGACGGGCGGATCCTGGTCCCGTTCTGCCCCGAGTCCGAGCTGTCGGGGATCGGTGACACCGACTTCCACCCCGCCATCTGGTACCGGCGCACGGTCCGGATACCGGCGGACTGGGCCGGCCGGCGGGTGCTGCTGCACTTCGGGGCCGTCGACCACGACGCCACCGTCTGGGCCGACGGCCGCGAAGTGGCCCGGCACAGCGGCGGCTTCACCTCCTTCACCGCCGACCTCGGCGCGGTGGCGGACCCGGCCGGCGAAGGGGCTGAGGTGGTGATCGTGGTGCGGGCCCGGGACGCCCGGCACGGCCCTCAGGCGCGCGGCAAGCAGGCCACCGAGTACGCCAACAGCGACTGCCACTACACCCGCACCACCGGCATCTGGCAGACGGTCTGGATGGAGCCGGTGTCCGAGGTCCATCTGCGCAGGCCCCGGATCACCCCCGACCTCGCCTCCGGGGCCTTCCACCTCGAACTGCCGCTCAGCGCCAGCCGCCCGGGCCACCGGATCACGGCCCGGGTGAGCGACGCGGACGGCGAGACGGTGGCCGAGGCGACCGTGCGCGCCGACCTCGATATGGCACCCCGTATGGTGCTCGCGCTGCCGGAGGACCGGCACCGGCCGTGGTCTCCGGAGGACCCCCATCTGTACCGGGTGCGGATCGAGCTGCTGGACGGCGACGGCGAAGCCGTGGACCGCGCCGAGTGCACCGCCGGGCTGCGGTCGGTGGCCATCGACGGCAAACGGCTGCTGCTCAACGGGCGCCCCGTCTTCCAGCGGCTCGTCCTGGACCAGGGCTGGTACCCCGACGGGCTGATGACCGCGCCCGACGACGCCGCCCTCGTCCGGGACATCGAGCTGTCGCTGGCCGCGGGGTTCAACGGGGCGCGGCTGCACCAGAAGGTGTTCGAGGAGCGGTTCCTGCACCACGCGGACCGGCTCGGCTATCTCGTCTGGGGCGAGTTCGGCGACTGGGGAGCCGGCACCGGGCGCACCACCCGGGACAACCAGCAGCCCACCGCCGGATTCGTCGCGCAGTGGCTGGAGGCCGTGGAGCGGGACTACTCCCATCCGTCCATCGTGGGCTGGTGCCCGCTGAACGAGACACACCAGGAACTCCACGACCGGCAGAGCGTCCTGGACGATGTCACCCGGGGCATGTTCCTGGCCACGAAGGCCGCCGACACCTCCCGTCCGGTCCTGGACGCCTCCGGCTACTCCCACCGCGTGGCCGAGACCGACGTATACGACTCGCACAGCTATGAGCAGGACCCGGAGGCGTTCCGCCGCCAGATGGCGGGACTGGACAAGAACGACCCGTTCCTCAACCCCGATAACCGGGGAAACCCCGGCAAGCGGGACACCGACGCGGTGTGGTCGCTGCCGTACCGCGGCCAGCCCTACTTCTGCAGCGAGTTCGGTGGCATCTGGTGGAATCCGGAGGAGGCGGAGGCCGCGGCCGGTGACGACCGCGAGGTGTCCTGGGGCTACGGGGAGCGGCCGCGGACCGAGGAGGAGTTCCACACGCGCTTCGCGGGGCTGACCGCGGCGCTGCTCGACGATCCCCTGATGTTCGGCTACTGCTACACCCAGCTCACCGATGTCTTCCAGGAGCAGAACGGCGTCTACCGCTTCGACCGGAGCAGCAAGCTCGACGTGGCCCGGGTGCGCGCGGCCCAGCAGCGCCCCGCCGCCTTCGAGCGCCCGGCCGGTGAGGAGGGGCGATGA
- a CDS encoding ABC transporter substrate-binding protein: MSGLSRRGLLRGAVYGAGAAVSASALSGCGSIAGSVASADEIQYWTLFTGPDGELMKTMTRNVEKRVPDLKVRTTVLDWGPPYYTKLAMASAGGRSPDVAIMHLTRLAGYAPGGLLDPWDTDLLAEFGLKPGDLNKTLVKRSLFEGTPYAIPLDTHPFVVFFDRDVMDKAGLLTGDGRLVPFESPKHALELMDKLRKDTGKLGPVFGHANDAAMGWRMFWTLFSQTGATFDLTGERAEIDEDTAVEVVRFMADLARDSRTMDVQTAIAAFANGRSPMIFSGEWDMATYKTALKDRLGGSPIPTFYDRPAGASDSHALVLPHQDNPDPEHRRRTHQFVAELVKSGLTWASAGHIPAYTPAVSSAGYAKLRPQSEYAGAAKQLVLDPPVWFAGSGSDFQTRMCQALDPALGGSSSPASAVRTMVSQINTLMAQPNPA; encoded by the coding sequence ATGAGCGGTCTGTCACGGCGTGGGCTGCTGAGAGGCGCGGTGTACGGGGCGGGTGCCGCCGTGTCGGCGTCCGCGCTCAGCGGCTGCGGATCGATCGCCGGGAGCGTGGCGAGCGCCGACGAGATCCAGTACTGGACCCTGTTCACCGGCCCCGACGGCGAACTGATGAAGACGATGACCCGGAACGTGGAGAAGCGCGTCCCGGATCTCAAGGTCAGGACGACGGTGCTGGACTGGGGCCCGCCGTACTACACCAAGCTGGCGATGGCCTCGGCGGGCGGGCGCTCGCCGGATGTGGCGATCATGCACCTGACCCGGCTGGCGGGCTACGCCCCCGGCGGTCTGCTCGACCCCTGGGACACGGATCTGCTGGCGGAGTTCGGCCTGAAGCCGGGCGACCTCAACAAGACGCTGGTCAAGCGGAGTCTGTTCGAGGGCACCCCGTACGCCATTCCGCTGGACACCCACCCCTTCGTCGTCTTCTTCGACCGGGACGTCATGGACAAGGCGGGTCTCCTCACGGGCGACGGCCGGCTCGTGCCCTTCGAATCGCCGAAGCACGCCCTGGAGCTGATGGACAAGCTCCGCAAGGACACCGGCAAGCTCGGGCCGGTCTTCGGCCATGCGAATGACGCGGCGATGGGCTGGCGGATGTTCTGGACGCTGTTCAGCCAGACCGGCGCCACCTTCGACCTCACGGGCGAGCGCGCCGAGATCGACGAGGACACCGCCGTCGAGGTGGTGCGCTTCATGGCCGACCTGGCACGCGACAGCCGCACCATGGACGTCCAGACGGCGATCGCCGCCTTCGCCAACGGCCGCTCCCCGATGATCTTCTCGGGCGAGTGGGACATGGCCACCTACAAGACGGCGCTCAAGGACAGGCTGGGCGGCTCCCCCATTCCCACCTTCTACGACCGTCCGGCCGGGGCGTCCGACAGCCATGCGCTGGTGCTGCCGCACCAGGACAACCCGGATCCGGAGCACCGGCGGCGCACCCACCAGTTCGTGGCCGAGCTGGTCAAATCCGGGCTGACGTGGGCGTCGGCGGGTCATATCCCCGCGTACACACCGGCCGTCTCATCCGCGGGCTACGCCAAGTTGCGTCCGCAGTCCGAGTACGCGGGCGCCGCGAAGCAGCTCGTGCTCGACCCGCCGGTGTGGTTCGCGGGCTCCGGCTCGGACTTCCAGACGCGGATGTGCCAGGCGCTCGATCCCGCGCTCGGCGGCTCGTCGTCCCCGGCGAGTGCGGTGCGCACGATGGTCTCCCAGATCAACACCCTGATGGCCCAGCCGAATCCGGCCTGA
- a CDS encoding sugar ABC transporter permease, with translation MASVSTPSRQAAAGSRRAGSRWAAATDRRRSPGGAGWLFATPFLVFFTLFLLVPIGIGLWMSFTDASLTGHGDGVFVGLDNYTEAFGDSQVWQTLGNTVWFTVLTTVPLVIVALVMALLVYTGMPGQWLWRLAFFASHLLPVAVVFQIWSMLFQPDRGMLNSVLQTFGMDGIAWLTDEKYAMWSIGLVTLWWTVGFNFLLYLAALQAIPDHLYEAAALDGAGAWRRLWSVTLPQLRRTTALIAVLQVMASLKVFDQIYLLTKGGPNGATRPILEYIYDTGFTNYRLGYASAVSYVFFGIIIILSLAQLKIFSRRED, from the coding sequence ATGGCTTCCGTCTCCACGCCCTCGCGGCAGGCCGCGGCCGGATCCCGGCGCGCCGGATCCCGATGGGCCGCTGCCACGGACCGGCGACGGTCCCCGGGCGGCGCCGGGTGGCTCTTCGCCACCCCCTTCCTGGTCTTCTTCACGCTCTTCCTCCTCGTGCCGATCGGCATCGGCCTGTGGATGAGCTTCACCGACGCCAGCCTGACCGGACACGGTGACGGTGTCTTCGTCGGCCTGGACAACTACACCGAGGCGTTCGGCGACAGCCAGGTGTGGCAGACCCTCGGCAACACGGTCTGGTTCACCGTCCTGACCACCGTCCCCCTCGTGATCGTCGCCCTGGTGATGGCCCTGCTGGTGTACACGGGGATGCCGGGGCAGTGGCTGTGGCGGCTGGCCTTCTTCGCCTCGCATCTGCTGCCGGTGGCGGTGGTCTTCCAGATTTGGAGCATGCTGTTCCAGCCGGACCGGGGGATGCTCAACAGCGTGCTCCAGACGTTCGGGATGGACGGGATCGCCTGGCTGACGGACGAGAAGTACGCGATGTGGTCCATCGGGCTGGTGACCCTGTGGTGGACGGTGGGATTCAACTTCCTGCTCTACCTTGCCGCGTTGCAGGCGATCCCCGACCACCTCTACGAGGCGGCGGCGCTCGACGGCGCCGGTGCGTGGCGCCGGTTGTGGTCGGTCACACTCCCCCAGCTGCGCCGGACCACCGCGCTGATCGCGGTGCTGCAGGTGATGGCGTCGCTGAAGGTGTTCGACCAGATCTATCTGCTGACCAAAGGCGGCCCGAACGGCGCCACCCGGCCGATCCTGGAGTACATCTACGACACCGGCTTCACCAACTACCGGCTCGGCTACGCCTCGGCGGTGTCGTACGTGTTCTTCGGGATCATCATCATCCTCTCGCTCGCCCAGCTGAAGATCTTCTCGCGCAGGGAGGACTGA
- a CDS encoding sugar ABC transporter permease, translated as MTTETLSPRTPGKPRSTMPREVVRRRRYGGHAWHPTLGTGPLPRVLTLLALALMTVIWLVPFGWGVDTSFKTEVDASASGADWIPKAGFTLDAYRTILGQGNLPVWAVNSVVIAVCVTAITVTISAMAAYAFSRTLFRGRRVLFAVTIASIMVPPQILIVPLFRQMLAMNLVDTYAAVILPQVVAPAMVFILKKFFDGIPRELEEAARIDGAGSFRVFWSVVLPLSRPILAAVAIFVFINTWNNFLWPFISTSDPQLMTLPVGLSTVKDSTGLRNAQESAASILGSIPLLIVFMLFQRQIVRSVATTGLGGQ; from the coding sequence ATGACCACCGAGACACTCTCCCCCCGTACCCCCGGAAAACCCCGCTCGACCATGCCCCGGGAGGTGGTCCGGCGGCGTCGCTACGGCGGCCATGCCTGGCACCCCACGCTCGGAACGGGTCCTCTCCCCCGTGTGCTGACGCTGCTGGCGCTGGCGCTGATGACGGTGATCTGGCTGGTGCCGTTCGGCTGGGGCGTGGATACCTCGTTCAAGACGGAGGTCGACGCGAGCGCGTCGGGCGCCGACTGGATCCCCAAGGCGGGCTTCACCCTCGACGCCTACCGGACCATCCTCGGTCAGGGCAATCTCCCGGTGTGGGCGGTGAACAGCGTCGTGATCGCCGTATGCGTCACGGCGATCACCGTGACGATCTCGGCGATGGCGGCGTACGCCTTCTCGCGTACGCTCTTCCGCGGTCGCCGCGTGCTCTTCGCCGTCACCATCGCCTCGATCATGGTGCCGCCGCAGATCCTGATCGTGCCGCTCTTCCGGCAGATGCTCGCGATGAATCTCGTCGACACCTACGCGGCGGTGATCCTGCCGCAGGTGGTGGCGCCCGCGATGGTGTTCATCCTGAAGAAGTTCTTCGATGGCATTCCGCGTGAGCTGGAGGAGGCGGCCCGGATCGATGGGGCGGGCAGCTTCCGGGTGTTCTGGAGTGTGGTGCTGCCGCTGTCCCGGCCGATCCTGGCGGCCGTGGCGATATTCGTCTTCATCAACACCTGGAACAACTTCCTCTGGCCGTTCATCAGCACAAGCGATCCGCAGCTCATGACGCTGCCAGTGGGGTTGTCGACCGTGAAGGACTCCACGGGGCTGCGGAACGCCCAGGAGTCGGCCGCCTCGATCCTCGGCTCCATCCCGCTGCTGATCGTCTTCATGCTGTTCCAGCGTCAGATCGTGAGGTCCGTGGCCACCACGGGTCTGGGAGGTCAGTGA
- a CDS encoding LacI family transcription regulator: MTAVKQQTTRDQAAPGRKRSDGAGRSATVKDVATLAGVSPKTVSNVINGFVHVSPATRERVQRAIRELGYRPNRVARNLRRGSTGMIGLVLPELDVPYFAELGRHFLTTAEEHGRTLLIEQTLGDREREAAVIHGLGDQVVDGMVVSPLALHGSALANHLGTVPLVLIGERPSGGLADHVVIDNVAAAQQAVRHLVAGGRRRIAAIGVQPEPYIGTPLLRRTGYRQALEEAGLPLDPRLERETPRYHLAEGARAMAALLDQAEPPDAVFCFNDALALGALRTLYERGLRVPDDMAVMGFDDIEAARYSTPSLSSVAPDKTAIARHAIDLLLERIEAPDRPPQEVVVGHTLHARESTEGGVARTAH, encoded by the coding sequence GTGACCGCCGTGAAACAGCAGACCACCAGGGATCAAGCGGCACCGGGGCGGAAGCGCTCGGACGGTGCCGGCCGGAGCGCCACCGTCAAGGACGTGGCGACGCTCGCCGGGGTCTCCCCGAAGACCGTGTCGAATGTGATCAACGGCTTTGTGCATGTGTCCCCGGCGACCCGGGAGCGGGTCCAGCGGGCCATCCGGGAGCTCGGCTACCGGCCCAACCGGGTGGCCCGCAACCTCCGCCGCGGCAGCACCGGCATGATCGGGCTGGTCCTGCCCGAACTGGACGTCCCCTACTTCGCCGAACTGGGACGCCACTTCCTCACCACGGCCGAGGAGCACGGCCGCACCCTGCTGATCGAGCAGACCCTCGGTGACCGCGAGCGGGAGGCGGCGGTGATCCACGGCCTCGGCGACCAGGTCGTGGACGGCATGGTGGTGAGCCCGCTCGCGCTGCACGGCAGCGCGCTCGCGAACCACCTCGGCACCGTGCCGCTCGTGCTCATCGGCGAACGCCCCAGCGGCGGCCTCGCCGACCATGTGGTGATCGACAACGTCGCCGCCGCGCAGCAGGCCGTGCGCCATCTGGTGGCCGGCGGGCGCCGCCGGATCGCCGCCATCGGGGTGCAGCCCGAGCCGTACATCGGCACACCGCTGCTGCGCAGGACCGGCTACCGCCAGGCGCTGGAGGAGGCCGGGCTGCCGCTGGACCCCCGGCTGGAGCGGGAGACCCCCCGCTACCACCTGGCCGAGGGCGCCCGGGCGATGGCGGCCCTGCTCGACCAGGCCGAACCGCCGGACGCCGTGTTCTGCTTCAACGACGCGCTCGCCCTCGGCGCACTGCGCACCCTGTACGAGCGCGGGCTACGGGTGCCGGACGACATGGCCGTGATGGGCTTCGACGACATCGAGGCCGCGCGGTACAGCACCCCGAGCCTGAGCAGCGTGGCACCGGACAAGACCGCCATCGCCCGGCACGCCATCGATCTGCTGCTGGAGCGGATCGAGGCACCGGACCGCCCGCCCCAGGAGGTCGTCGTCGGGCATACCCTCCACGCCCGCGAGTCCACCGAGGGCGGTGTCGCCCGGACCGCTCACTGA
- a CDS encoding protein kinase — translation MLHGLLNEESIKSLQGQEYRDRIQRIEKALTDAADGDLSLKELAEWAVGHRDWNVRRLAVETLAARFVDAPEARAAITEAIHDDVDWVAFTAIKVAGEHRVPEAVAHMIRISGWPSNFTKPAYARKPVGCGAAFTKRALLDFFDSTDPDELRELEDGHFARLRATVDSARREPDLRDAVLIPAGPFIAGARVNDIGPFQMDNTDNPLRVEELPAYYIDRTTVTNARYAEFLDAVGGSREFAHPDEPDGKDYTPAHWHDPRFNGPDFPVVGVDWYDAYAFARWAGGRLPSENEWEKAARGTDGRIYPWGDEWSNDKAQSVFTAYGRDDIRNLAELEELLVTTTVSWPARPVAAADSHPAGASPYGVLNMAGNVWELTRTNFFTRADMAPFFKGRSGQEFMNRPEAFHVLRGGTWTSPPVCLSTFYRGKDLLTDRHNEVGFRCVYDASGK, via the coding sequence ATGCTGCACGGACTCTTGAACGAGGAATCGATAAAATCACTTCAGGGCCAGGAGTACCGCGATCGGATCCAGCGGATAGAAAAGGCGCTGACCGATGCCGCCGACGGCGACCTCTCACTGAAGGAACTGGCCGAGTGGGCGGTCGGGCACCGGGACTGGAACGTCAGGCGCCTCGCCGTGGAGACCCTCGCCGCCCGGTTCGTCGACGCGCCCGAGGCACGGGCGGCGATCACCGAGGCGATCCACGACGACGTCGACTGGGTGGCCTTCACCGCCATCAAGGTCGCCGGAGAGCACCGGGTCCCGGAGGCGGTGGCCCACATGATCCGCATCTCCGGCTGGCCCAGCAACTTCACCAAGCCCGCCTATGCCCGCAAACCCGTGGGCTGCGGTGCCGCCTTCACCAAGCGCGCGCTACTCGACTTCTTCGACTCCACCGATCCGGACGAGCTCCGCGAGCTGGAGGACGGCCACTTCGCCCGGCTGCGGGCCACGGTGGACTCCGCCAGACGCGAACCGGACCTGCGCGATGCCGTGCTGATTCCGGCCGGGCCCTTCATCGCCGGGGCCCGGGTGAACGACATCGGCCCCTTCCAGATGGACAACACCGACAATCCGCTGCGCGTCGAGGAACTTCCCGCGTATTACATCGACCGGACCACGGTGACCAACGCCCGGTACGCGGAATTCCTCGACGCGGTGGGTGGCTCCAGGGAGTTCGCCCACCCCGATGAGCCCGACGGCAAGGACTACACCCCGGCGCACTGGCACGATCCTCGGTTCAACGGGCCGGACTTCCCGGTGGTCGGGGTCGACTGGTACGACGCCTACGCGTTCGCCCGCTGGGCCGGCGGCAGGCTGCCCTCGGAGAACGAATGGGAGAAGGCCGCCCGCGGAACCGACGGCCGGATCTATCCGTGGGGCGACGAATGGAGCAATGACAAGGCACAAAGCGTCTTCACGGCATACGGCCGCGACGACATCCGGAATCTCGCGGAACTGGAGGAGCTGCTCGTCACCACCACCGTCTCCTGGCCCGCGCGCCCGGTGGCAGCGGCCGACTCCCATCCGGCCGGCGCGAGCCCCTACGGCGTCCTCAACATGGCGGGGAACGTCTGGGAGCTCACCCGCACCAATTTCTTCACCCGGGCCGATATGGCCCCCTTCTTCAAGGGGCGTTCGGGGCAGGAATTCATGAACCGTCCCGAGGCTTTCCATGTGCTGCGCGGTGGGACGTGGACCTCGCCTCCGGTCTGCCTGTCGACCTTCTACCGAGGTAAGGACCTGCTCACCGACCGGCACAACGAAGTCGGCTTTCGCTGCGTATACGACGCTTCTGGAAAGTGA
- a CDS encoding alkane 1-monooxygenase, with protein sequence MKVGLNFLPTVGPGEMPAERFYDEIIELSELADRLSFSHVKLVEHHFHEWGGYSPDPVALLSAIARRTTRVRLVTGAVTPAFTHPIKLAASLSVLDNLSHGRLDAGFGRAFLPSEFEAFGVDMADSRALLEENVEAVERLWTDEGFRWEGRFHRFGPLPAMLPRPAQRPRPPVFIAATTSPETFTWAASKGYHLMIIPVVASHEKLSGLLDLYRATRIEHGHSPDFRLHVSYHCYVAESQHEAVARAEEHYAAYRVKQLEAYGSWRGITSDQYQGYERMEQAARTTTVAGLMAADNIIVGGVAETAATIRRIGKLYPGAELSLQLRFGSVSHTEATRAVRLLGERVLPELMEGV encoded by the coding sequence ATGAAGGTCGGGCTCAACTTCCTGCCCACCGTGGGCCCCGGCGAGATGCCGGCCGAGCGGTTCTACGACGAGATCATCGAGCTCAGCGAGCTGGCCGACCGGCTCTCCTTCAGCCATGTGAAGCTGGTCGAGCACCACTTCCACGAGTGGGGCGGATACAGTCCGGACCCGGTGGCGCTGCTGTCGGCCATCGCCCGGCGGACCACCCGCGTACGGCTGGTGACCGGGGCGGTCACCCCCGCGTTCACCCACCCCATCAAGCTGGCCGCCTCACTGTCGGTCCTCGACAACCTCTCGCACGGCCGCCTCGACGCCGGGTTCGGCCGGGCGTTCCTGCCCTCGGAGTTCGAGGCGTTCGGGGTGGACATGGCCGACAGCCGGGCCCTGCTGGAGGAGAACGTCGAGGCCGTCGAGCGGCTGTGGACGGACGAGGGCTTCCGCTGGGAGGGCCGCTTCCACCGCTTCGGCCCGCTGCCCGCGATGCTGCCCCGCCCCGCACAGCGGCCCCGGCCACCGGTGTTCATCGCCGCCACCACCTCTCCGGAGACCTTCACCTGGGCCGCGTCCAAGGGGTACCACCTCATGATCATCCCGGTGGTGGCCAGCCATGAGAAGCTCTCCGGGCTGCTCGATCTGTACCGCGCCACCCGGATCGAGCACGGCCACTCCCCCGACTTCCGACTGCATGTCAGCTACCACTGCTATGTGGCGGAGAGCCAGCACGAGGCGGTGGCGCGAGCCGAGGAGCACTACGCCGCGTATCGGGTCAAACAGCTTGAGGCTTACGGGAGTTGGCGCGGCATCACCTCGGACCAGTACCAGGGCTACGAGCGCATGGAACAGGCGGCTCGCACGACCACGGTGGCCGGTCTGATGGCCGCCGACAACATCATCGTGGGCGGGGTGGCCGAGACCGCCGCCACCATCCGCCGCATCGGCAAGCTCTACCCCGGTGCCGAACTGAGCCTGCAGCTGCGGTTCGGGTCCGTCTCGCACACCGAGGCCACGCGGGCGGTGCGGCTGCTCGGGGAGCGAGTGCTGCCCGAGCTCATGGAGGGCGTATGA
- a CDS encoding GntR family transcriptional regulator: protein MTFTDAPSRLPALASRTDQLADSAVGAVLRLTDGHDVIALAAGSPAPETYCHQEFTDATTRLLSQGGLPLRYGDASGLPELRSWIAARESAELGRPVDAGQVLLTHGSQQGLDLLCKALLDPGDVVFVDRPSYVGALQVFRLFQARVVDVPLGSDEGLDRLEAALSVEERAKIIYVVPTFANPTGATLDTAHRRRLAALAQRYGCVLVEDDPYRDLGYDTVTPRPAAATSAVAGAVRMGTFSKVLFPAARLGHLVVPPFLTDVLMKFKQAADLGNSLLMQQVVHELVQEPGFLATRLERSRHLYRKRRDALVSALAGSFEGALEFEVPHGGFFVWARLPGGADATELLAAAVEEGVSFVPGTDFYATGPDPSTLRLSFSCTRAEDIVEGVARLERAWRTLRKGPRS from the coding sequence GTGACCTTCACGGACGCGCCCAGCAGGCTTCCGGCTCTGGCAAGCCGTACGGACCAGCTCGCGGACTCCGCCGTCGGCGCCGTGCTCCGGCTGACCGATGGCCACGATGTGATCGCTCTGGCGGCCGGCAGCCCGGCGCCGGAGACCTACTGCCACCAGGAGTTCACCGACGCCACCACCCGCCTGCTGAGCCAGGGCGGCCTGCCGCTGCGGTACGGCGACGCGAGCGGGCTGCCCGAGCTCCGGTCGTGGATCGCGGCCCGGGAGTCCGCCGAGCTCGGCCGTCCGGTCGACGCGGGGCAGGTGCTTCTCACCCATGGCTCACAACAGGGCCTCGACCTGCTGTGCAAGGCGCTGCTCGATCCCGGGGACGTGGTCTTCGTGGACCGGCCCAGCTATGTGGGAGCGCTGCAGGTCTTCCGTCTCTTCCAGGCCCGGGTGGTGGACGTTCCCCTGGGGTCGGACGAGGGTCTCGACCGGCTCGAAGCGGCGCTGTCGGTGGAGGAACGGGCCAAAATCATCTACGTGGTACCCACCTTCGCCAATCCGACGGGCGCCACCCTGGACACCGCGCACCGGCGCCGTCTGGCCGCCCTCGCCCAGCGGTACGGCTGCGTCCTCGTCGAGGACGACCCATACCGGGATCTCGGCTACGACACCGTCACGCCCCGGCCGGCCGCCGCGACCTCCGCCGTGGCCGGCGCCGTACGCATGGGTACCTTCTCCAAGGTGCTCTTCCCCGCGGCGCGCCTGGGCCATCTGGTCGTCCCGCCGTTTCTCACCGATGTGCTGATGAAGTTCAAACAGGCGGCCGACCTGGGGAATTCGCTCCTGATGCAGCAGGTGGTGCATGAGCTCGTCCAGGAGCCCGGCTTTCTGGCCACCCGGCTGGAGCGCTCCCGTCATCTCTATCGCAAGCGCCGCGACGCACTGGTGAGCGCCTTGGCCGGCTCCTTCGAGGGGGCTTTGGAGTTCGAGGTGCCCCACGGTGGTTTCTTCGTCTGGGCCAGGCTTCCCGGGGGCGCCGACGCCACCGAACTGCTGGCCGCCGCGGTCGAGGAAGGTGTCTCCTTCGTACCGGGGACCGATTTCTACGCGACCGGGCCCGACCCGTCCACCCTCCGGCTGTCCTTCTCCTGCACCCGTGCCGAGGACATCGTCGAAGGCGTCGCCCGGCTGGAACGGGCGTGGCGGACCCTGCGCAAGGGACCCCGCTCATGA
- a CDS encoding FMN-binding pyridoxamine 5'-phosphate oxidase-like protein, whose protein sequence is MKLTRDDDGTFAGLDKAPFDVDAFLARPLVARLATEGPRVRPVWFLWEDHAFWVLTGPWARLEERLDRAPVFELVVDSCDLATGTVHQVIARGHGRVVNFDTDRGRRKLTRYLGEREELWDARFSLRDDPSARGTRWALLVPDTLWIADLSFRPPREARMDRP, encoded by the coding sequence ATGAAGCTCACCAGGGACGACGACGGAACCTTCGCGGGCCTCGACAAGGCCCCGTTCGACGTGGACGCGTTCCTGGCCCGGCCCCTGGTGGCCCGGCTGGCCACCGAGGGCCCACGGGTGCGACCCGTGTGGTTCCTGTGGGAGGACCACGCCTTCTGGGTGCTCACGGGCCCCTGGGCCCGGCTGGAGGAGCGACTGGACCGCGCCCCGGTCTTCGAACTCGTGGTGGACTCGTGCGACCTCGCGACAGGCACCGTTCACCAGGTCATCGCCCGTGGCCACGGCCGGGTGGTGAACTTCGACACGGACCGGGGCCGCCGCAAGCTCACCCGGTACCTGGGCGAGCGGGAAGAGCTGTGGGACGCCCGGTTCAGCCTGCGCGACGACCCGTCCGCCCGGGGCACCCGCTGGGCCCTGCTGGTGCCCGACACCCTGTGGATCGCGGACCTGTCCTTCCGCCCGCCCCGCGAAGCGCGAATGGACCGCCCATGA